A genomic region of Dreissena polymorpha isolate Duluth1 chromosome 4, UMN_Dpol_1.0, whole genome shotgun sequence contains the following coding sequences:
- the LOC127878563 gene encoding uncharacterized protein LOC127878563, with protein sequence MKNENRAAYLAKASGTTGMKVAQMIVDDKRRENMKQIITTTLQENPLAEVNERYSNVEKMLEYKGDISTAVCKHKFASFISHLSKNIVPMATLELLINGETTMIPTEFQTKINKLERDIEMYFY encoded by the exons ATGAAAAACGAAAACAGGGCAGCTTACTTGGCCAAAGCATCCGGTACAACTGGCATGAAGGTGGCCCAAATGATTGTGGATGACAAAAGGAG agaaaacatgaaacaaataatTACCACCACCCTCCAGGAAAACCCATTAGCAGAGGTCAATGAGAGATACAGCAATGTGGAAAAAATGCTTGAATATAAAG gagACATATCAACTGCAGTTTGCAAACACAAGTTTGCATCCTTCATCAGCCATCTTTCAAAGAACATCGTCCCTATGGCCACATTGGAACTTTTAATTAATGGGGAAACAACAATGATTCCAACAGAGTTTCAGACAAAAATTAACAAGTTGGAGAGAGACATAGAGATGTACTTTTACTAA